One Acidobacteriota bacterium DNA segment encodes these proteins:
- a CDS encoding aldo/keto reductase codes for MQTLTLPSTSLTVSRIACGCMGLGGGWDDVPLAEDVVGRAEKLVRAAVDAGITLFDHADIYARGKSEEAFGRILAGTPSLRDRIVLQSKCGIRFADDPTPGAPARYDFSRRHIVASVEGSLRRLRTDRLDLLLLHRPDPLVEFDEVAAAFATLHAGGKVRYFGVSNHTAAQMALLQAHVDQRLLVNQLQLSLWHLGLIDDGVVANRADAPHAGAAGTLDECRRLGVLVQAYSPLGKGRDLGEPAPAEARGHALRQALDQLAVEQGVSREAIALAWLLRHPAGLQPIVGTTRPERLRACCEADRVVLSREAWYQLFTAARGRPVP; via the coding sequence ATGCAGACGCTCACCCTCCCCTCCACATCGCTCACCGTCTCGCGCATCGCCTGCGGCTGCATGGGGCTCGGCGGCGGCTGGGACGATGTCCCGCTCGCCGAAGACGTGGTCGGCCGCGCCGAGAAGCTGGTGCGCGCGGCGGTCGACGCCGGCATCACGCTCTTCGACCACGCCGACATCTACGCGCGCGGCAAGTCGGAGGAGGCCTTCGGCCGGATCCTGGCCGGGACGCCGTCGCTGCGCGACCGTATCGTCCTCCAGTCGAAGTGCGGAATCCGCTTCGCCGACGACCCGACGCCCGGCGCGCCCGCTCGATACGACTTCAGCCGGCGCCACATCGTCGCGAGCGTCGAGGGCAGCTTGCGCCGGCTTCGCACCGATCGCCTCGATCTGCTGCTGCTTCACCGGCCCGACCCGTTGGTCGAATTCGACGAGGTCGCCGCCGCGTTCGCGACGCTCCACGCGGGCGGCAAGGTGAGGTACTTCGGGGTCAGCAACCACACGGCCGCGCAGATGGCGCTGCTCCAGGCCCACGTGGATCAGCGCCTGTTGGTCAACCAGCTCCAGTTGAGCCTGTGGCACCTCGGGTTGATCGACGACGGGGTGGTGGCCAATCGTGCGGACGCGCCGCACGCCGGCGCGGCGGGCACGCTCGACGAGTGCCGCCGTCTCGGGGTGCTCGTGCAGGCGTACTCGCCGCTCGGCAAGGGGCGGGATCTCGGCGAGCCCGCCCCGGCTGAGGCTCGCGGGCACGCGCTGCGCCAAGCGCTCGACCAGCTGGCGGTCGAGCAGGGCGTCTCGCGCGAGGCCATCGCTTTGGCGTGGCTGCTTCGGCACCCGGCGGGCCTCCAGCCCATCGTGGGGACGACCCGTCCCGAACGGCTGCGGGCCTGCTGCGAAGCCGACCGCGTGGTCCTCTCGCGCGAGGCGTGGTATCAGCTCTTCACCGCCGCGCGTGGACGCCCCGTGCCGTGA
- a CDS encoding cation diffusion facilitator family transporter: MPREPALPALDDRRFLRRFGWLSIGAAVVTIGLKTTAYLLTGSVGLLSDAVESLVNLAGAVMALAMLTIAARPADEDHAYGHSKAEYFSSGVEGSLILMAALAIAVAAVDRLVTPRPLEQVGMGLCIAVVASMVNLGAALVLLHAGRRHRSVTLEANAHHLLTDVWTSAGVVAGVAAVALTGWTRLDPLVALGVAANIVWTGGRIVRDSVRGLMDAALPADEVALVRQILDAHITGGAQYHALRTRQSGARAFVSFHVLVPGTWTVHRGHGLLEQVESAIRDRLPNAIVFTHLESLDDPASWEDQQIDRPRRSQV, from the coding sequence ATGCCCCGCGAACCTGCACTCCCTGCGCTCGACGATCGCCGCTTCCTCAGGCGGTTCGGGTGGCTGTCGATTGGGGCCGCCGTCGTCACCATCGGCCTGAAGACGACCGCTTACCTCCTCACCGGCTCGGTGGGCCTGCTGTCCGATGCGGTCGAATCGCTGGTCAACCTCGCGGGCGCAGTGATGGCGCTGGCGATGCTGACGATCGCCGCGCGGCCGGCAGACGAGGATCACGCGTACGGCCATTCGAAGGCCGAGTACTTCTCGAGCGGGGTCGAAGGGAGCCTCATCCTGATGGCCGCACTCGCCATCGCCGTGGCGGCCGTGGATCGGCTCGTGACGCCCCGGCCGCTCGAGCAGGTCGGCATGGGTCTCTGCATCGCCGTCGTCGCGTCGATGGTCAACCTCGGCGCCGCGCTGGTGCTGCTGCACGCAGGCCGGCGCCACCGGTCGGTCACGCTCGAAGCCAATGCGCATCACCTCCTCACCGACGTGTGGACGTCGGCCGGGGTCGTCGCCGGCGTTGCCGCCGTCGCCCTGACCGGTTGGACACGCCTCGACCCGCTCGTCGCGCTCGGCGTCGCGGCGAACATCGTGTGGACCGGGGGCCGCATCGTGCGCGACTCCGTGCGAGGACTCATGGACGCCGCCCTCCCCGCCGACGAAGTGGCGCTCGTCAGGCAGATCCTCGACGCGCACATCACCGGCGGCGCGCAGTATCACGCCCTCCGCACGCGGCAGAGCGGTGCGCGGGCGTTCGTGTCGTTCCACGTGCTGGTGCCAGGGACGTGGACCGTGCATCGAGGGCACGGCCTGCTCGAGCAGGTCGAGAGCGCGATCAGGGATCGGCTGCCGAACGCCATCGTCTTCACCCACCTCGAATCGCTCGACGACCCGGCATCGTGGGAGGACCAGCAGATCGACCGGCCGCGCCGCTCCCAGGTCTGA
- a CDS encoding nitrite/sulfite reductase, with product MSTTQSLDTFGRARLSFADTADIDEFVRVLSRFERGEIGPDEWRAFRLVRGTYGQRQADDAQMLRVKIPQGLLDGRQLLTLAEVADRYSRGFGHITTRQNIQLHFLKLRDVESAMRRLAEVGLTTREACGNSVRNITACPYSGIAADEAFDVTPYAEALTRYLLRHPLSSTLPRKFKIAFEGCPDDHVAAAINDIGWFARVVEIGGRPVRGFRVTVAGGTATLCRAGQVLFDFLPAADVLDVTEAVIRVFHRLGDYTHKQRNRMKFLVRTLGWDRFREAFDEQLAGVRAEGGARLPLDPDEVPGERAPRSRGRPAPSPAEVAARVAATPTTGPGIRPHVASTFVVHDRDYTAWLASNVVSQRQPGWAVVTVTTVLGDLTSGQMRVAAEIAAAFGDGTARVTHDQNLVFRWVRHTNVEALYRRLLAAGLARAGAGTLADVTSCPGAETCRLAVTQSRGLGRWLSDDLTERRDRVAAVPGLTIKISGCPNGCGQHHVAGIGFQGSLRKVGGRPAPHYFVMVGGGTLDGVTTFGRHAATIPARRSLEAVERLVDLCRTTREPGESPLRFFRRVDLAVVRAALEGLDRLTVEQATPDDFVDLAETAAFDPTIQEGECIA from the coding sequence ATGAGCACCACGCAGAGTCTCGACACGTTCGGCCGCGCCCGGCTCTCGTTTGCCGACACCGCCGACATCGACGAGTTCGTTCGTGTTCTCAGTCGGTTCGAGCGCGGAGAGATCGGCCCCGACGAGTGGCGGGCCTTCCGCCTGGTCCGCGGTACCTACGGGCAGCGGCAGGCCGACGATGCACAGATGCTGCGCGTGAAGATTCCGCAAGGTCTGCTCGACGGCAGGCAACTGCTGACACTTGCCGAGGTCGCCGACCGCTACTCGCGCGGCTTCGGACACATCACGACGCGGCAGAACATCCAGCTGCACTTCCTGAAGTTGCGGGACGTCGAGTCGGCCATGCGCCGGCTCGCCGAAGTCGGCCTCACCACCCGCGAGGCGTGCGGCAACTCGGTGCGGAACATCACGGCGTGCCCGTACTCCGGCATCGCGGCCGATGAGGCGTTCGACGTCACGCCGTACGCCGAGGCGTTGACGCGCTACCTGCTGCGCCATCCCCTCAGCAGCACGCTCCCGCGCAAGTTCAAGATCGCGTTCGAAGGCTGCCCCGACGACCACGTGGCGGCGGCCATCAACGACATCGGGTGGTTCGCGCGCGTGGTCGAGATCGGCGGCCGGCCAGTCCGTGGCTTCCGCGTCACAGTCGCCGGCGGCACGGCTACGCTGTGCCGCGCGGGGCAGGTCCTCTTCGACTTCCTGCCGGCGGCCGACGTGCTCGACGTGACCGAGGCGGTGATCCGGGTCTTCCACCGGCTCGGCGACTACACGCACAAGCAGCGCAACCGGATGAAGTTCCTCGTGCGCACGCTCGGCTGGGACCGGTTCCGCGAAGCCTTCGACGAGCAGTTGGCCGGCGTGCGCGCCGAGGGCGGCGCGCGTCTCCCCCTCGACCCCGACGAGGTGCCTGGCGAGAGGGCGCCACGCTCTCGCGGTCGCCCGGCACCGTCGCCCGCCGAAGTCGCCGCCCGCGTGGCCGCGACACCAACGACCGGACCAGGCATCCGACCGCACGTGGCCTCGACGTTCGTCGTCCACGACCGCGACTACACGGCGTGGCTCGCGAGCAACGTCGTGTCGCAGCGCCAGCCGGGCTGGGCTGTCGTCACCGTCACCACGGTGCTCGGCGACCTGACGTCGGGGCAGATGCGCGTCGCGGCTGAGATCGCCGCGGCCTTCGGCGACGGCACCGCCCGCGTGACGCACGACCAGAACCTCGTCTTCCGCTGGGTGCGTCACACCAATGTAGAGGCACTGTACCGGCGGCTCCTTGCGGCGGGCCTCGCGCGCGCCGGGGCCGGCACGCTCGCCGACGTGACGAGCTGTCCCGGCGCCGAGACGTGCCGCCTCGCGGTGACGCAGTCGCGAGGCCTCGGCCGGTGGCTCAGCGACGACCTGACCGAACGCCGCGACCGCGTCGCGGCCGTGCCCGGGCTCACCATCAAGATCAGTGGGTGCCCGAACGGCTGCGGCCAGCACCACGTTGCCGGCATCGGCTTCCAGGGCAGCCTGCGCAAGGTCGGCGGCCGGCCGGCCCCGCACTACTTCGTCATGGTCGGCGGCGGCACGCTCGACGGCGTCACGACGTTCGGCCGACACGCGGCGACCATTCCGGCGCGCCGTTCGCTCGAGGCCGTCGAACGGCTGGTGGACCTCTGCCGGACGACACGCGAGCCTGGCGAATCGCCGCTGCGCTTCTTTCGCAGGGTGGACCTCGCGGTCGTGCGGGCCGCGCTCGAGGGGCTCGACCGTCTCACCGTCGAGCAGGCGACGCCCGACGACTTCGTCGACCTCGCCGAAACGGCAGCGTTCGATCCCACTATCCAGGAGGGCGAGTGCATCGCGTAG
- a CDS encoding Uma2 family endonuclease: MRTVPRVPPFDRRATYDDLTTLPDHLVAEIVEGELHASPRPAPRHALACAGLVGLLGPPFHHGRGGPGGWWILAEPELHLEADVLVPDLAGWRGTRMPALPDTAFFPLAPDWVCEVLSPSTAALDRAKKLEIYAREGVSHAWLVDPLARTLEVLRLHDARWLIVGTHTGCDRVHAEPFTEVELALADLWAEERPAAT; this comes from the coding sequence ATGCGTACGGTGCCGCGGGTGCCCCCGTTCGATCGCCGGGCCACGTACGACGACCTCACGACGCTGCCAGACCACCTGGTCGCGGAGATCGTTGAGGGCGAGCTGCACGCCTCGCCGCGACCCGCGCCTCGACACGCGTTGGCCTGCGCAGGGCTCGTCGGTCTGCTCGGTCCGCCGTTTCACCACGGCCGCGGTGGGCCAGGCGGCTGGTGGATTCTCGCCGAACCCGAACTGCACCTCGAAGCCGATGTGCTGGTGCCCGATCTCGCCGGCTGGCGGGGCACCCGCATGCCGGCGCTGCCCGACACGGCCTTCTTCCCGCTCGCTCCCGATTGGGTGTGCGAGGTGCTCTCGCCGTCGACCGCAGCGCTCGACCGAGCGAAGAAGCTCGAGATCTACGCCCGGGAGGGCGTGAGTCATGCGTGGCTGGTCGACCCGCTGGCACGCACGCTCGAGGTTCTCCGTCTCCACGACGCCCGCTGGCTCATCGTCGGCACGCACACCGGCTGCGACCGTGTCCACGCCGAGCCGTTCACCGAGGTCGAACTCGCCCTGGCCGACCTCTGGGCGGAAGAGCGTCCGGCTGCCACGTGA
- a CDS encoding DUF2911 domain-containing protein has product MRSTILALAAAIATTGVATTYAQTTGVPTIASPRGTAATQVAGKWVTEDGNERYREGKWIAVDYGRPVLRGRTNIFGSGAEYGKAVLAGAPIWRAGANQTTALTTEAPLVFGATTLAPGTYSVFVELKEDGWTLVLSTQPRQEKYDRNEKVAAWGSYNYDPKHDVARVPMKLMKSTVSVEQFTIGFVDMTQQGGSLAMWWDKEFAVVGFKVAEGS; this is encoded by the coding sequence ATGCGCAGCACGATTCTCGCCCTGGCGGCCGCCATCGCCACCACGGGTGTCGCCACGACGTACGCTCAGACGACGGGCGTGCCCACCATTGCCAGCCCACGGGGCACCGCCGCGACGCAGGTCGCGGGCAAGTGGGTGACCGAGGACGGCAACGAACGCTACCGCGAGGGCAAGTGGATCGCGGTCGACTACGGCCGGCCCGTGCTCCGGGGCCGCACCAACATCTTCGGCAGCGGGGCCGAATACGGCAAGGCGGTGCTCGCCGGGGCGCCGATCTGGCGCGCGGGCGCGAACCAGACGACAGCCTTGACGACCGAGGCGCCGCTCGTCTTCGGCGCGACGACGCTCGCGCCCGGCACCTACAGCGTGTTCGTCGAGTTGAAGGAGGACGGGTGGACGCTCGTGCTCTCGACGCAGCCGCGCCAGGAGAAGTACGACCGTAACGAGAAGGTCGCGGCGTGGGGCTCGTACAACTACGACCCGAAGCACGACGTCGCGCGCGTGCCCATGAAGCTGATGAAGTCGACGGTGTCGGTCGAGCAGTTCACGATTGGCTTCGTCGACATGACCCAGCAGGGTGGCTCGCTGGCCATGTGGTGGGACAAGGAGTTCGCGGTGGTCGGCTTCAAGGTCGCCGAGGGATCGTAG
- a CDS encoding sigma-54 dependent transcriptional regulator, translated as MNTTERRLLVVDADDAVVDVCRRALVPAGFVVDAEHDGLRGLERALQDDVDVVLLALQVPNVDGFDTLAELARQRPALPVIALDAAPSIDAAVRAIRLGASDYLAKPPAPDDLLARIGAVVASTPERRPTRPCPEVPAGCRLIGDSEAMARVHALIAQVAPTDATVVITGESGTGKELAAIEIHAASQRRNRPLVSLDCSTLSPGLLESELFGHIKGSFTGAVATKPGMFEIADRGTLFLDEVSSLSLETQGKLLRVLETGEIKPVGGVATRRVDIRLIAATNRDLADLVKEQTFREDLYYRLNVVPLHMPALREHAEDVPQLLHWFLMHRRRPGDRGPHRLSPDAIDRLVRYSWPGNVRELRNLAERLLVTVNGDEIGAAHLPGAFATPSRSEAPRVPRTRQELLEMKRQLHEQATGQVERAFVLDALRRNGWNVTHAAKDADMLRPNFHALMRKYGIRSEHA; from the coding sequence ATGAACACCACGGAGCGTCGCCTCCTCGTCGTCGACGCCGACGACGCCGTGGTCGATGTGTGCCGGCGGGCGCTCGTGCCGGCCGGGTTCGTCGTCGACGCCGAGCACGACGGCCTGCGCGGCCTCGAGCGCGCGCTCCAGGACGACGTCGACGTGGTGCTGCTCGCGCTGCAGGTGCCGAATGTCGACGGCTTCGACACCCTTGCCGAACTGGCGCGCCAGCGCCCGGCGCTGCCCGTCATCGCACTCGACGCCGCCCCCTCCATCGACGCCGCGGTCAGGGCCATCAGGCTCGGTGCGTCCGACTACCTGGCCAAGCCGCCGGCGCCAGACGACCTCCTGGCACGAATCGGTGCCGTCGTGGCATCGACGCCCGAACGCCGGCCGACACGCCCGTGCCCGGAGGTGCCGGCCGGGTGCCGGCTGATCGGCGACTCGGAGGCCATGGCCAGGGTCCACGCCCTCATCGCCCAGGTCGCGCCGACCGACGCCACGGTCGTCATCACCGGCGAGAGCGGCACGGGCAAGGAACTGGCGGCCATCGAGATTCACGCGGCGAGCCAGCGGCGCAACCGCCCGCTCGTCTCGCTCGACTGCTCGACGCTGTCGCCCGGGTTGCTCGAAAGCGAGTTGTTCGGCCACATCAAGGGCTCGTTCACGGGGGCGGTCGCCACCAAGCCCGGGATGTTCGAGATCGCCGATCGCGGCACGCTGTTTCTCGACGAGGTCTCGAGTCTGTCCCTCGAGACGCAGGGCAAGCTCCTGCGCGTGCTCGAAACCGGCGAGATCAAGCCCGTCGGCGGGGTGGCCACCAGGCGGGTCGACATCCGGCTCATCGCCGCCACCAACCGTGACCTGGCCGATCTCGTCAAGGAGCAGACGTTCCGCGAAGACCTCTACTACCGTCTGAACGTCGTCCCGCTCCACATGCCCGCGCTGCGCGAACACGCCGAGGACGTGCCGCAGCTGTTGCACTGGTTCCTCATGCACCGCCGGCGCCCGGGCGACCGCGGACCGCACCGGCTCTCGCCGGATGCCATCGATCGGCTGGTGCGCTACTCGTGGCCGGGCAACGTGCGCGAGTTGAGGAACCTCGCCGAACGGCTGCTCGTGACGGTGAACGGCGACGAGATCGGGGCCGCCCACCTCCCGGGCGCCTTCGCAACCCCATCTCGCTCGGAAGCGCCGCGTGTGCCCCGCACCCGCCAGGAGCTGCTCGAGATGAAGCGGCAGCTGCACGAGCAGGCGACCGGACAGGTCGAGCGCGCGTTCGTGCTCGATGCCCTGCGGCGCAACGGCTGGAACGTCACGCACGCGGCGAAGGACGCCGACATGCTGCGTCCGAACTTCCACGCGCTGATGCGCAAGTACGGCATTCGCAGCGAGCACGCCTGA
- a CDS encoding aminotransferase class I/II-fold pyridoxal phosphate-dependent enzyme, translating to MRVTRRAFVRGAGAASLAGFGGLAWSARGSEAAAGSLARGLSVDALASGVLRLHSNESPVGPIDGVAEAVKDALRDAGRYPQLMGPGLVEDLARLHGATPENIALGCGSGEILQMAVDAFTTPARGLVAGLPTFESPAGRARRLGRPLVEVPVDPTSLHLDLAGMARHAAGAGLVFFCNPNNPTGALHDARAVKAFIAAVLAASPEVVVLVDEAYHEYVDDPAYETTVPLALADPRVVVSRTFSKAYGMAGIRLGYAVGHASTMRTLSAWRLGNSVNLLAFAAGRAALAAGEALPRERQRNHDVREYTARTFRDLGFTVAPSQANFVLVDIRRDARGFQDVCRERGVMVGRPFPPLDTWTRVSIGTMDEMRRAAPIFADVLRTPATAAVG from the coding sequence ATGCGCGTGACACGTCGGGCGTTCGTCCGGGGAGCCGGCGCAGCGAGTCTCGCGGGGTTCGGGGGGCTCGCCTGGTCGGCGCGCGGGTCGGAAGCCGCCGCGGGTTCGCTCGCGCGCGGCCTGTCCGTAGACGCGTTGGCGTCTGGCGTGCTTCGGCTCCACAGCAACGAGTCGCCGGTCGGCCCGATCGACGGGGTGGCGGAGGCCGTGAAGGACGCGCTCCGCGATGCCGGGCGCTATCCGCAGTTGATGGGTCCGGGGCTCGTCGAGGATCTGGCGCGGCTGCACGGCGCGACGCCGGAGAACATCGCGCTCGGCTGCGGGTCGGGCGAGATCCTCCAGATGGCCGTGGACGCCTTCACGACGCCCGCGCGCGGGCTAGTGGCCGGCCTGCCGACCTTCGAGAGCCCGGCGGGTCGAGCCCGGCGCCTCGGCCGCCCGCTCGTCGAGGTGCCGGTGGATCCGACCTCGCTGCACCTCGACCTCGCCGGCATGGCGCGGCACGCGGCGGGCGCCGGCCTCGTGTTCTTCTGCAACCCGAACAACCCGACCGGAGCGCTGCACGACGCCAGGGCCGTGAAGGCGTTCATCGCGGCGGTGCTGGCCGCGTCGCCCGAGGTCGTGGTGCTCGTCGACGAGGCGTATCACGAGTACGTCGACGACCCCGCCTACGAGACCACCGTGCCCCTGGCCCTCGCCGATCCGCGGGTCGTCGTCAGTCGCACGTTCTCGAAGGCCTACGGGATGGCCGGCATCCGGCTCGGCTACGCGGTGGGTCACGCGTCGACGATGCGGACACTCTCGGCGTGGCGGCTCGGCAACAGCGTCAACCTGCTCGCGTTCGCGGCCGGCCGTGCCGCGCTCGCCGCCGGCGAGGCCCTGCCCCGCGAGCGGCAGCGCAACCATGACGTCCGGGAGTACACCGCGCGTACGTTCCGCGACCTCGGCTTCACCGTGGCGCCGTCGCAGGCGAACTTCGTGCTCGTGGACATCCGCCGCGATGCGCGCGGTTTCCAGGATGTGTGCCGCGAGCGCGGCGTCATGGTGGGCCGGCCCTTCCCGCCGCTCGACACGTGGACGCGCGTCTCAATCGGGACCATGGACGAGATGCGGCGGGCTGCGCCGATCTTCGCCGACGTGCTCCGGACGCCGGCCACCGCTGCGGTGGGCTGA
- a CDS encoding bifunctional precorrin-2 dehydrogenase/sirohydrochlorin ferrochelatase — translation MQTTSDGLEAPVYPVFLRLAGRRVLVVGAGPVAATKIAGLLAAGAYLTVVAPDVVDDIARAPVELRRRGFEPSDLDGMCYVVAAAPSHVNCLVADAANARGLLVNAVDDVRNASVFLGAVLERAGVTIALSTNGEAPALAGLLREALEAVLPDDLDDWMACARSSRAHWIAERVPMAERRPLLLEALVDLYATRRRVSTAETRQVA, via the coding sequence ATGCAGACCACGAGCGACGGCCTCGAGGCCCCTGTGTACCCCGTCTTCCTCCGCCTGGCCGGACGCCGAGTGCTCGTCGTCGGCGCCGGGCCGGTGGCGGCCACGAAGATTGCCGGACTGCTCGCCGCGGGCGCATACCTCACGGTCGTGGCGCCCGATGTGGTCGACGACATCGCCCGCGCACCCGTCGAGCTCCGTCGCCGCGGGTTCGAGCCCTCCGACCTCGACGGGATGTGCTACGTCGTCGCCGCGGCACCCTCGCACGTCAACTGCCTCGTGGCCGATGCGGCGAACGCACGGGGTCTGCTCGTGAACGCCGTCGACGACGTGCGAAACGCGAGCGTGTTCCTTGGCGCGGTGCTGGAGCGTGCCGGGGTCACCATCGCGCTCTCGACCAACGGCGAGGCACCGGCGCTCGCCGGGCTGCTGCGCGAAGCGCTCGAAGCGGTGCTCCCCGACGATCTCGACGACTGGATGGCCTGCGCGCGCAGCTCGCGGGCGCACTGGATCGCCGAGCGTGTCCCCATGGCCGAACGGCGGCCGTTGTTGCTCGAGGCGCTCGTCGACCTGTACGCCACGCGGCGAAGGGTCTCGACCGCCGAGACGAGGCAGGTCGCATGA
- a CDS encoding M67 family metallopeptidase codes for MAGDPPKAGATVVSMAADAIDAIRAHGRATFPDECCGALIDVGGTVVEAFALENTTDGEPRRRFRVDARDYLAAERRARGLGGSVAGFYHSHPNAPARPSAYDLEHAWPNLVYAIVSVVEGVPDQLTAWWLRDDRKSFVEVPIRTPAG; via the coding sequence GTGGCCGGTGACCCGCCGAAGGCGGGCGCCACGGTCGTCTCGATGGCGGCCGACGCGATCGACGCCATCCGGGCGCACGGCCGGGCGACCTTCCCCGACGAGTGCTGCGGCGCGCTGATTGACGTCGGCGGTACGGTCGTCGAGGCATTCGCGCTCGAGAACACCACCGACGGCGAGCCGAGGCGCCGCTTCCGGGTCGATGCCCGCGACTACCTCGCGGCCGAGCGGCGCGCGCGGGGACTCGGCGGGTCGGTCGCGGGCTTCTACCACTCCCATCCCAACGCCCCGGCCCGCCCCTCGGCGTACGATCTCGAACACGCGTGGCCGAACCTCGTCTACGCCATCGTCTCGGTCGTCGAGGGCGTACCCGACCAGCTCACGGCCTGGTGGCTCCGCGACGATCGGAAGAGCTTCGTCGAGGTGCCGATTCGCACGCCGGCAGGGTAA
- a CDS encoding cysteine synthase family protein, translating to MTPRQHAGQAEAWPYPVGGARPSHAPVRARRVVSTIGQTPLVRLDRLAPGRPGVEIYAKAEFLNPGGSVKDRAALAIIDDGVRRGALRPGMTILDASSGNTGIAYAMIAAARGYRLTLCVPENVTRERLAILRAFGVTLVLTSAMEGSDGAIREARRLYASDPERFFYADQYSNDANWRAHYETTAVEILEDTNGRVTHFVAGLGTSGTFVGTGRRLREYRKDIRLISVQPDSPLHGIEGLKHMETAIRPGIYDDTLADEDLRVSTERAHALTRRLATEEGLLVGVSAGAALAAALDVAERVDEGVIVTVFPDTGTRYLTESFWSAGVDRGR from the coding sequence ATGACCCCCAGGCAGCATGCCGGCCAGGCTGAAGCCTGGCCCTATCCCGTCGGCGGAGCCCGGCCCAGTCACGCTCCCGTTCGAGCGCGCAGAGTCGTCTCGACGATCGGGCAGACACCGCTCGTGCGCCTCGACCGCCTCGCGCCCGGCCGGCCGGGCGTGGAGATCTACGCCAAGGCGGAGTTCCTGAATCCGGGCGGCTCCGTCAAGGATCGCGCGGCGCTCGCCATCATCGACGACGGCGTGCGCCGGGGCGCGCTGCGCCCTGGCATGACGATCCTCGATGCCAGCTCGGGCAACACGGGCATCGCCTATGCGATGATCGCCGCAGCTCGCGGCTATCGGCTGACCTTGTGCGTCCCCGAGAACGTGACGCGCGAGCGGCTGGCCATTCTGCGCGCATTCGGGGTGACGCTCGTGCTCACGAGCGCCATGGAAGGCAGCGACGGCGCCATCCGCGAAGCGCGCCGGCTGTACGCATCCGATCCGGAGCGCTTCTTCTACGCCGACCAGTACAGCAACGACGCGAACTGGCGAGCCCACTACGAGACGACGGCGGTCGAGATCCTGGAGGACACCAACGGCCGGGTCACGCACTTCGTCGCCGGACTCGGGACGAGCGGGACGTTCGTCGGCACGGGCCGGCGACTCCGCGAGTACCGGAAGGACATCCGCCTCATCTCGGTGCAGCCCGATTCGCCCCTGCACGGTATCGAGGGCCTGAAGCACATGGAGACCGCCATCCGGCCCGGCATCTACGACGACACGCTGGCCGACGAGGACCTGCGGGTGTCGACCGAGCGCGCCCACGCGTTGACGCGTCGGCTCGCGACCGAAGAGGGCCTGCTCGTCGGCGTGTCGGCCGGCGCCGCCCTCGCCGCCGCGCTCGACGTCGCCGAACGGGTCGACGAGGGCGTGATCGTGACGGTGTTCCCCGACACGGGTACGCGCTACCTCACCGAGAGCTTCTGGAGCGCAGGGGTGGACCGTGGCCGGTGA
- the cobA gene encoding uroporphyrinogen-III C-methyltransferase, which produces MRRGLVSLVGAGPGDPELLTLGAARRLAEADLVLYDALLDLAMLDLAPSARRVFVGKRAGRPAVRQEFIHHLMIRAARRGQRVVRLKGGDPFVFGRGGEEALALARAGVPVEVVPGVSSAVAAAGLAGIPVTHRGVATGFVVVTGHAEVAYRPVLESLPPHGVTVVVMMGLAHAAAIASLLVGRGWSPSTPAAIIFGASTPDSEVIVVTLGDLARGHDLGAVSRPGTIVVGDVVDVRTRVTAALETADEPRPAAVGSPAGALRRTAWPPGRRRGADEVGRGVAAR; this is translated from the coding sequence ATGAGACGCGGCCTCGTGTCGCTCGTCGGCGCCGGCCCAGGGGACCCTGAGCTGCTGACCCTGGGGGCCGCGCGACGGCTGGCCGAGGCGGACCTCGTGCTCTACGACGCGTTGCTCGACCTCGCCATGCTCGACCTCGCTCCTTCGGCGCGCCGGGTGTTCGTCGGGAAACGGGCCGGGCGGCCGGCGGTCCGCCAGGAGTTCATCCATCACCTGATGATCCGGGCCGCCCGCCGCGGCCAGCGCGTCGTCAGGCTGAAGGGCGGCGACCCGTTCGTGTTCGGGCGTGGGGGCGAGGAAGCGCTGGCACTCGCCAGGGCCGGTGTGCCCGTCGAGGTGGTGCCCGGGGTTTCGTCGGCGGTCGCGGCGGCCGGCCTGGCCGGGATTCCCGTGACACACCGGGGGGTCGCCACAGGGTTCGTGGTGGTGACCGGCCATGCGGAGGTCGCCTACCGTCCGGTCCTCGAGTCGCTGCCACCGCACGGGGTGACGGTCGTCGTCATGATGGGCCTCGCGCACGCGGCGGCCATCGCCTCGCTGCTCGTCGGCCGTGGATGGTCGCCCTCGACCCCCGCCGCGATCATCTTCGGCGCGTCGACCCCCGACTCGGAGGTAATCGTGGTGACGCTCGGCGATCTCGCCCGCGGTCACGATCTCGGCGCGGTCTCACGGCCCGGCACCATCGTCGTCGGCGATGTGGTCGACGTGCGGACGCGGGTGACGGCGGCACTGGAAACGGCTGACGAGCCGCGGCCCGCCGCCGTTGGATCGCCGGCCGGTGCCCTCCGACGGACGGCTTGGCCCCCGGGCCGCCGTCGGGGGGCCGACGAGGTCGGACGTGGCGTCGCGGCCCGTTGA